The proteins below are encoded in one region of Sinorhizobium meliloti:
- a CDS encoding PLP-dependent aminotransferase family protein, which translates to MTNWTPDTTLLRRPAYLSLADQFARAIQEGRLQNGMRLPTHRKLADDLKLSVQTVSRAYDELIRRGLISGEVGRGSFVQTRPREPEPPYLPERLGELIDLSILKPVCEQYHLEKMRQGFAWLAENLPPSSALSFRPNMVFPRHRNVAAEWLLRCGLDVSPLNINLTNGATSAMTVALMSVAPPGSTVATEAISHHTLVPLSTYLGIHLQGLAIDGDGMIPDALDEACRKGVIRAVFLQPSVINPTATLMSAGRRAALAEVARRHDIAIIENDILGPLVEERLPPVAALAPERTLYVTSFTKITVPGLRIGYLVAPDRYVAAVANRHLVSNWMATPAIAEIATQWVSDGTASELVNWQRRALATRHAIAKEVLASLGHHTHPQSLHVWLPLPEGHQEDAFVSQARLRGVAIAPGASFRTADSGWRPAVRISLGSTTEQELKSGLGIVASLALGEPEALLLVI; encoded by the coding sequence ATGACAAATTGGACGCCCGACACGACACTTCTGCGCCGCCCCGCCTATCTCTCTCTGGCGGACCAGTTCGCCCGCGCCATACAGGAGGGGAGACTCCAGAACGGCATGCGGCTGCCGACGCATCGCAAGCTCGCCGACGATCTGAAGCTCTCGGTGCAGACGGTGAGCCGCGCCTATGACGAGCTCATCCGGCGCGGCTTGATATCCGGCGAGGTCGGACGCGGCAGCTTCGTGCAGACGCGGCCGCGCGAGCCGGAGCCGCCCTATCTGCCGGAGCGCCTTGGCGAATTGATCGATCTTTCGATCCTGAAACCCGTATGCGAGCAATACCATCTGGAAAAGATGCGGCAGGGTTTTGCCTGGCTTGCGGAGAACCTGCCGCCGAGCTCGGCGCTTTCCTTCCGCCCGAACATGGTGTTCCCGCGTCACCGCAATGTCGCGGCAGAATGGCTCTTGCGCTGCGGGCTCGATGTTTCGCCGCTAAACATCAACCTGACGAACGGCGCCACCTCGGCCATGACCGTGGCGCTGATGAGTGTCGCACCGCCCGGTTCGACGGTCGCGACGGAGGCCATCAGCCATCATACGCTCGTGCCGCTTTCGACCTATCTCGGCATCCACCTTCAGGGTCTCGCGATAGACGGCGACGGCATGATCCCGGATGCGCTGGACGAAGCCTGCCGCAAGGGCGTGATCCGAGCGGTCTTCCTGCAGCCCTCGGTAATCAACCCGACCGCGACCCTGATGAGCGCCGGGCGGCGGGCAGCGCTGGCGGAGGTGGCGCGCCGGCATGACATCGCCATCATCGAAAACGACATTCTCGGTCCCCTGGTGGAGGAACGTTTGCCCCCGGTCGCCGCACTGGCGCCGGAGCGCACGCTTTATGTGACGAGCTTCACCAAGATCACCGTGCCGGGCCTCCGGATCGGCTATCTGGTGGCGCCTGACCGCTACGTGGCCGCCGTCGCCAACCGGCATCTGGTTTCGAACTGGATGGCGACCCCCGCGATTGCAGAGATCGCAACGCAATGGGTGAGCGACGGCACGGCGAGCGAACTCGTGAACTGGCAGCGCCGGGCGCTCGCCACTCGCCACGCGATCGCCAAGGAGGTTCTGGCAAGCCTTGGCCACCACACCCATCCGCAGAGCCTGCATGTCTGGCTGCCGCTACCCGAGGGACACCAGGAAGATGCCTTCGTTTCCCAGGCGCGCTTGCGCGGGGTGGCGATTGCGCCGGGTGCGTCCTTCCGGACGGCAGACAGCGGTTGGCGTCCGGCGGTCAGGATATCGCTCGGCTCGACGACCGAGCAGGAGCTGAAGTCCGGGCTCGGCATCGTCGCCTCTCTTGCGCTCGGTGAGCCTGAGGCGCTGCTGCTCGTCATTTGA
- the ehuA gene encoding ectoine/hydroxyectoine ABC transporter ATP-binding protein EhuA — MSQPIIRIDNIVKRYGPLTVLDGLSMEVMPGEKLALIGPSGSGKTTILRILMTLETISDGFIQVDGEQLYHMKKAGNLVPADERHLHKMREKIGMVFQHFNLFPHKCVLDNVTLAPMLTKGMARAQAEKRAMELLDMVGLADKAKSMPAQLSGGQKQRVAIARALALSPKIMLFDEVTSALDPELVEEVLNVMRKLASETDMTMLLVTHEMGFAHDFADRVLFFDRGKIVEEGKPEDIFRHPKQERTQTFLRKIIAAGHRV, encoded by the coding sequence ATGTCCCAGCCGATCATTCGCATCGACAACATCGTCAAGCGATACGGTCCCCTGACCGTGCTCGACGGCCTGTCGATGGAGGTGATGCCGGGCGAGAAGCTGGCTCTCATCGGGCCGTCCGGTTCGGGTAAGACGACCATCCTTCGCATTCTGATGACGCTCGAGACCATCAGCGACGGCTTCATCCAGGTCGACGGCGAGCAGCTCTATCACATGAAGAAGGCGGGCAACCTCGTCCCTGCCGACGAGCGGCATCTCCATAAAATGCGCGAGAAGATCGGCATGGTCTTCCAGCATTTCAACCTGTTTCCTCATAAATGCGTTCTCGACAACGTCACGCTGGCGCCGATGCTGACCAAGGGCATGGCGCGCGCTCAGGCGGAAAAGCGCGCGATGGAGCTGCTCGACATGGTGGGCCTGGCCGACAAGGCCAAGAGCATGCCGGCACAGCTTTCCGGCGGGCAGAAGCAGCGCGTTGCGATCGCCCGGGCGCTGGCGCTCTCACCCAAGATCATGCTTTTCGACGAGGTCACCTCCGCGCTCGATCCCGAGCTTGTCGAGGAGGTCCTGAACGTCATGCGCAAGCTCGCGTCCGAGACGGACATGACCATGCTGCTCGTCACCCACGAGATGGGCTTTGCCCATGATTTCGCGGACCGGGTGCTTTTCTTCGACCGCGGCAAGATCGTGGAGGAAGGAAAACCCGAGGACATTTTCCGGCATCCCAAGCAGGAGCGCACACAGACTTTCCTGCGCAAGATCATAGCGGCAGGGCACCGCGTCTAA
- a CDS encoding alcohol dehydrogenase family protein, whose amino-acid sequence MMHSVPKTMTAVLLTGHGGLEKLVYSRDVPVPAPAAGEVLIRVTACGMNNTDVWVREGAYGTEDDPSAVSTWRRHGNTLTFPRIQGTDTVGHIVAVGEGVDRARIGERVMVDFSIYNRDDDSLADIDYMGHGRDGGYAEYMALPAENAHVVATDLTDIELATFCCAYLTGERMLERARLAAGETVLVTGASGGVGSAIIQLARARGAVPIAVAGPGKEAAMLDIGAQAVVTRGQGDLAEAVEAASGGRPIDVVADLVGGPLFNDLLKILRPEGRYTTAGAIAGPVVQLDLRTMYLKQLELHGSSQGSRADFRRLVRYIEEKKIRPLVGGVYPLSEFHRAQTDFMAKNFVGKLVVVPD is encoded by the coding sequence ATGATGCATTCCGTTCCGAAGACCATGACCGCGGTGCTTTTGACAGGGCACGGCGGATTGGAGAAGCTCGTCTACAGCCGGGACGTACCCGTCCCGGCTCCGGCTGCCGGCGAGGTGCTGATCAGAGTCACTGCCTGCGGCATGAACAATACGGACGTCTGGGTGCGCGAAGGCGCCTATGGGACGGAGGACGATCCGTCCGCCGTCTCGACGTGGCGCCGCCACGGCAATACGCTGACCTTCCCGCGCATTCAGGGCACCGACACGGTCGGCCATATCGTTGCCGTCGGCGAGGGCGTCGACCGGGCGCGCATCGGCGAGCGCGTCATGGTCGACTTCTCGATCTACAACCGCGACGACGACAGTCTTGCCGACATCGATTACATGGGTCATGGCCGCGATGGCGGCTATGCCGAATATATGGCGCTTCCGGCCGAAAACGCCCATGTGGTCGCGACCGACCTGACCGATATCGAGCTTGCCACCTTCTGCTGCGCTTATCTTACTGGCGAGCGGATGTTGGAACGGGCGCGGCTTGCCGCCGGCGAGACCGTCCTCGTGACCGGCGCCTCGGGTGGCGTCGGCTCCGCGATCATCCAGCTCGCCCGCGCTCGCGGCGCCGTTCCGATCGCTGTAGCCGGACCGGGCAAGGAAGCGGCGATGCTCGACATCGGCGCGCAAGCCGTCGTGACCCGCGGTCAAGGCGACCTCGCAGAGGCGGTGGAGGCGGCAAGCGGCGGCCGACCGATCGATGTCGTCGCCGATCTCGTCGGCGGTCCCCTCTTCAACGATCTCCTGAAGATCCTGCGCCCGGAAGGCCGCTACACCACCGCCGGCGCGATCGCCGGGCCGGTCGTGCAGCTCGATCTCAGGACGATGTATCTGAAGCAGTTGGAGCTGCACGGATCGAGCCAGGGCAGCCGCGCCGATTTCCGCCGCCTCGTCCGCTATATCGAGGAGAAAAAGATCCGGCCGCTCGTCGGCGGCGTCTATCCGCTATCGGAGTTCCATCGGGCACAAACGGACTTCATGGCGAAGAACTTCGTCGGCAAGCTCGTGGTCGTGCCTGATTAA
- the ehuB gene encoding ectoine/hydroxyectoine ABC transporter substrate-binding protein EhuB translates to MKLRDFLAMAAGATALMAVAAATPAAADENKLEELKEQGFARIAIANEPPFTAVGADGKVSGAAPDVAREIFKRLGVADVVASISEYGAMIPGLQAGRHDAITAGLFMKPERCAAVAYSQPILCDAEAFALKKGNPLGLKSYKDIADNPDAKIGAPGGGTEEKLALEAGVPRDRVIVVPDGQSGLKMLQDGRIDVYSLPVLSINDLVSKANDPNVEVLAPVEGAPVYCDGAAFRKGDEALRDAFDVELAKLKESGEFAKIIEPYGFSAKAAMSTTREKLCAAK, encoded by the coding sequence ATGAAACTGAGAGATTTTCTGGCAATGGCGGCAGGCGCCACCGCATTGATGGCAGTTGCTGCGGCCACGCCAGCCGCCGCGGACGAGAACAAGCTCGAGGAGCTGAAAGAGCAGGGCTTCGCGCGCATCGCCATCGCCAACGAGCCGCCCTTTACCGCCGTCGGAGCCGACGGCAAAGTCTCCGGTGCAGCACCGGATGTCGCCCGCGAGATCTTCAAGCGGCTCGGCGTTGCCGACGTCGTCGCCTCCATTTCCGAATACGGCGCGATGATCCCGGGCCTGCAGGCCGGGCGCCACGACGCGATCACCGCCGGTCTCTTCATGAAGCCGGAACGATGTGCCGCCGTCGCCTATTCGCAGCCGATCCTCTGCGACGCCGAGGCCTTCGCGCTGAAGAAAGGCAACCCGCTCGGACTCAAGAGCTACAAGGACATCGCCGATAATCCGGACGCCAAGATCGGCGCACCGGGCGGCGGTACCGAGGAGAAGCTGGCGCTCGAAGCCGGCGTGCCGCGCGACCGCGTCATTGTGGTGCCGGATGGCCAGAGCGGCCTGAAGATGCTGCAGGACGGCCGCATCGACGTCTACTCGCTGCCGGTCCTTTCCATCAACGATCTCGTCTCCAAGGCGAACGACCCGAACGTCGAGGTGCTGGCCCCCGTCGAGGGTGCGCCGGTCTATTGCGACGGCGCCGCCTTCAGGAAGGGCGACGAGGCGCTCCGCGACGCCTTCGATGTCGAGCTCGCCAAGCTGAAGGAGTCGGGCGAATTCGCGAAGATCATCGAGCCCTATGGTTTCTCGGCCAAGGCTGCGATGTCGACCACCCGCGAAAAGCTCTGCGCCGCGAAATAA
- a CDS encoding aspartate aminotransferase family protein codes for MLERSNELTAWDRDHFFHPSTHMGMHARGETPTRVIGGGEGVYITDISGKRSLDAFAGLYCVNVGYGRQKIADAIAEQAKNLAYYHAYVGHGTEASIRLSKMIIDRAPEGMSRVYFGLSGSDANETNIKLIWYYNNILGRPEKKKIISRWRGYHGSGVMTGSLTGLHLFHNAFDLPRAPILHTEAPYYFRRPDRSMSEEQFSQYCADKLEEMILAEGPDTVAAFIGEPILGTGGIVPPPKGYWEKIQAVLQKYDILLVADEVVTGFGRLGTMFGSDHYGIKPDLITIAKGLTSAYAPLSGTIVSDKLWQVLVKGSDELGAIGHGWTYSAHPICAAAGIANLELIDELGIVENAGSTGAYFRAELQKAVGDHRHVGEVRGDGLMAAIEFVEDRDDRAFFDPGRKVGPQVAAALLERGVIGRAMPQGDILGFAPPLCLTRDEADIVVKAAADAIQSVLGR; via the coding sequence ATGCTCGAAAGAAGCAACGAACTCACCGCCTGGGACCGCGACCACTTCTTCCATCCCTCGACCCATATGGGGATGCATGCGCGTGGCGAGACCCCGACCCGCGTGATCGGCGGCGGCGAAGGCGTCTACATCACCGATATTTCCGGCAAGCGCAGCCTCGATGCCTTTGCCGGCCTCTATTGCGTCAATGTCGGCTACGGCCGCCAGAAGATCGCCGACGCGATTGCCGAACAGGCGAAGAACCTCGCCTACTACCACGCCTATGTGGGCCATGGCACTGAAGCGTCGATCCGGCTTTCCAAGATGATCATCGACCGGGCGCCGGAAGGCATGAGCCGAGTCTATTTCGGGCTTTCGGGCTCCGACGCCAACGAAACCAACATCAAGCTGATCTGGTACTACAACAACATTCTCGGCCGCCCGGAAAAGAAGAAGATCATCTCGCGTTGGCGCGGCTATCACGGCTCGGGCGTGATGACCGGTTCGCTGACCGGCCTTCATCTCTTCCACAACGCCTTCGACCTGCCGCGGGCGCCGATCCTGCACACGGAAGCGCCCTACTACTTCCGCCGTCCCGATCGCTCGATGAGCGAAGAGCAATTCTCGCAGTATTGTGCCGACAAGCTGGAAGAGATGATCCTCGCCGAAGGTCCCGACACCGTTGCCGCCTTCATCGGCGAGCCGATCCTCGGCACCGGCGGCATCGTGCCGCCGCCGAAGGGCTATTGGGAGAAGATCCAAGCCGTCCTCCAGAAATACGATATCCTGCTGGTCGCCGACGAGGTGGTCACCGGCTTCGGCCGTCTCGGCACCATGTTCGGTTCCGACCATTACGGCATCAAGCCGGACCTGATCACCATCGCCAAGGGCCTGACCTCGGCCTATGCGCCGCTTTCCGGCACGATCGTCTCCGACAAGCTCTGGCAGGTGCTGGTGAAGGGCTCGGACGAACTCGGCGCAATCGGCCATGGCTGGACCTATTCGGCCCATCCGATCTGCGCCGCCGCCGGCATCGCGAACCTGGAACTGATCGACGAACTCGGCATCGTCGAGAATGCCGGTTCGACGGGCGCCTATTTCCGGGCCGAACTGCAAAAGGCCGTGGGCGATCATCGCCATGTCGGCGAAGTGCGTGGCGACGGCCTGATGGCGGCGATCGAGTTCGTCGAGGACCGCGACGATCGCGCCTTCTTCGATCCGGGCCGCAAGGTCGGACCGCAGGTCGCAGCAGCGCTCCTCGAACGTGGTGTCATCGGCCGGGCCATGCCGCAGGGCGACATTCTCGGCTTCGCGCCGCCGCTCTGCCTGACGCGCGACGAAGCCGACATCGTCGTCAAGGCGGCAGCCGACGCCATTCAGTCCGTACTCGGCCGCTGA
- a CDS encoding Lrp/AsnC family transcriptional regulator, with protein MKLDAIDLRILEAIQADGRITKLALAEKAGLSPTPCWMRLRKLEKAGIVTGYHARVALRRVAPVASVMMEVTLGNHRQADFDRFERAIAAIPEIVACWSVGGGVDYILKIMTADIDAYQRLVDGLLERELGIDRYFTYIVTKTVKEETVLPFGSLLPQAPAGQE; from the coding sequence ATGAAGCTCGATGCGATCGATCTGCGGATCCTCGAAGCGATCCAGGCCGACGGGCGTATCACCAAGCTCGCGCTCGCCGAGAAGGCCGGCCTGTCGCCGACGCCCTGCTGGATGCGGCTCAGAAAGCTGGAGAAAGCCGGCATCGTCACCGGCTATCACGCCCGCGTTGCGCTGCGCCGCGTGGCGCCGGTCGCCAGCGTCATGATGGAGGTGACGCTCGGCAATCACCGCCAGGCTGATTTCGATCGGTTCGAGCGCGCCATCGCCGCAATTCCCGAGATCGTCGCCTGCTGGTCGGTCGGCGGCGGGGTGGACTATATCCTCAAGATCATGACGGCGGACATCGACGCCTACCAGCGGCTGGTCGACGGGCTGCTCGAAAGGGAACTCGGTATCGACCGCTATTTCACGTACATCGTCACGAAGACGGTAAAGGAAGAAACGGTGCTGCCGTTCGGCTCGCTGTTGCCGCAGGCGCCGGCAGGGCAGGAATAG
- the ehuD gene encoding ectoine/hydroxyectoine ABC transporter permease subunit EhuD: MEWDWEFVRQIMPTLIEGLKITILATALGSVVAAVIGLVFAILRMTAPTPIARVTSFAVEFIRGTPLLVQLYFIFYVLPDIGIRLPALVAGVIGLGIHYGTYAAEVYRAGIENVPRGQWEAAKATNLTPRQTWIHVILPQAIPPMIPALANYLIAMFKETPLLSAITVLELMNQAKSIANSNYRYIEPMTLVGVFFLIMSLISVFFLRWLEARYSRVEER; this comes from the coding sequence ATGGAATGGGATTGGGAATTCGTCCGCCAGATCATGCCGACCCTCATCGAGGGGCTGAAGATCACGATCCTCGCGACGGCGCTCGGCTCGGTCGTCGCAGCGGTGATCGGCCTTGTCTTCGCCATCCTGCGGATGACCGCACCGACTCCGATCGCGCGTGTCACGAGCTTTGCCGTCGAGTTCATCCGCGGCACGCCGCTGCTCGTGCAGCTCTACTTCATCTTCTATGTGCTTCCGGACATCGGAATCCGCCTGCCCGCGCTTGTCGCCGGCGTCATCGGCCTCGGCATCCACTACGGCACCTATGCCGCCGAGGTCTATCGTGCCGGCATCGAGAACGTGCCGCGCGGCCAATGGGAAGCGGCCAAGGCGACGAACCTCACGCCCCGCCAGACCTGGATACACGTGATCCTGCCTCAGGCGATCCCGCCGATGATACCGGCACTCGCCAATTACCTGATCGCCATGTTCAAGGAAACACCCCTGCTTTCGGCAATCACGGTGCTCGAACTGATGAACCAGGCGAAGAGTATCGCCAACAGTAATTATCGCTATATCGAGCCGATGACGCTGGTCGGCGTGTTCTTCCTGATTATGAGCCTGATCTCGGTCTTCTTCTTGCGCTGGCTTGAAGCGCGCTATTCCCGGGTGGAGGAGCGCTGA
- the eutA gene encoding ectoine utilization protein EutA: protein MRTAVALSLAARRPRLDDRPLDKRIGLVILATDHTTEVDFQRMVASDRIGVYVTRIPYANPVTPENLRAMQPSLTEAAALILPDETMDVVMYSCTSASVVIGDSEVAAAIKAAKPEAAVVTPTAASVQGLRALSANRISVLTPYTIETSRPMADYFAERGFAIDGFTCLGLTDDREMARISPKEIVAFAKEAAAPASDALFISCTAVRAAGVIAEIEQAIGKPVVSSNYATAWTCLRLCGDREVRPQLGRLMELPLEEERP, encoded by the coding sequence ATGAGAACCGCTGTCGCCCTCTCGCTTGCGGCGCGCAGGCCGCGTCTCGACGATCGGCCGCTCGATAAGCGGATTGGCCTCGTCATCCTCGCCACGGACCATACGACGGAAGTCGATTTCCAGCGCATGGTCGCGTCGGACCGGATCGGGGTCTATGTCACGCGCATCCCCTATGCCAATCCGGTGACGCCGGAGAATCTGCGGGCGATGCAGCCGTCGCTCACCGAAGCGGCAGCCTTGATCCTGCCGGACGAGACCATGGATGTCGTCATGTATTCCTGCACCTCCGCCTCCGTGGTCATCGGCGACAGCGAAGTGGCTGCGGCGATCAAGGCCGCAAAGCCGGAGGCGGCCGTGGTGACGCCGACGGCTGCCTCGGTCCAAGGCTTGCGTGCACTTAGCGCAAACAGGATTTCGGTGCTCACCCCTTACACGATCGAGACCAGCCGGCCCATGGCCGACTATTTCGCCGAGCGCGGCTTCGCAATCGACGGGTTTACCTGCCTGGGTCTCACCGACGACCGCGAGATGGCGCGGATCAGCCCAAAGGAGATCGTGGCCTTCGCGAAGGAAGCCGCAGCGCCGGCATCGGACGCGCTTTTCATTTCCTGCACTGCTGTTCGTGCGGCAGGCGTCATCGCCGAAATCGAGCAGGCAATCGGCAAACCGGTCGTCAGCAGCAATTACGCCACAGCCTGGACTTGCCTGCGCCTTTGCGGCGATCGGGAAGTACGCCCCCAACTCGGACGGCTGATGGAGCTGCCACTCGAGGAGGAAAGGCCGTGA
- the ehuC gene encoding ectoine/hydroxyectoine ABC transporter permease subunit EhuC yields MIDWSGYIGLILQGAWVTVQLTLMGSALAVVVAFAAGLGRLSRFMAVRALATTYIEFFRGTSIFVQLFWVYFVLPFAGITLTPLQAGVLALGLNVGAYGAEVVRGAVKAIGREQREACIALNLTRFQAMRHIVLPQALPLMLPTFGNNAIELLKGTAVVSLISLSDMTFQAQVVRAQTGSTLIPFATILLLYFVMAWLISLGMRWLERRVSRGLDGVRV; encoded by the coding sequence ATGATCGACTGGTCCGGCTATATCGGATTGATCCTGCAGGGCGCCTGGGTGACCGTGCAGCTGACCCTCATGGGTTCGGCGCTCGCAGTCGTGGTTGCCTTCGCTGCCGGCCTCGGGCGCCTCAGCCGGTTCATGGCCGTTCGCGCGCTCGCCACGACCTATATCGAGTTCTTCCGCGGCACCTCTATCTTTGTGCAGCTCTTCTGGGTCTATTTCGTATTGCCGTTCGCCGGCATAACGTTGACGCCGCTTCAGGCGGGCGTCCTCGCGCTCGGCCTCAATGTCGGCGCCTATGGAGCGGAGGTCGTGCGGGGCGCGGTAAAGGCGATCGGCCGCGAGCAGCGCGAGGCCTGCATCGCGCTCAACCTCACGCGCTTCCAGGCGATGCGCCACATCGTCCTGCCCCAGGCGCTGCCCCTGATGCTGCCCACCTTCGGCAACAACGCCATCGAGCTCCTGAAGGGAACGGCGGTCGTTTCGCTGATCTCGCTCAGCGACATGACGTTTCAGGCCCAGGTGGTCCGCGCCCAGACCGGCAGCACGCTGATTCCCTTCGCGACCATCCTGCTGCTTTACTTCGTCATGGCCTGGCTGATCTCGCTCGGCATGCGGTGGCTCGAGAGGCGCGTTTCGCGTGGCCTCGACGGTGTGAGGGTCTGA
- a CDS encoding NAD-dependent succinate-semialdehyde dehydrogenase, with product MTAVFARTAFHDALKNLNDRQLLRELAYVGGRWVAGRDGTCLEVSDPTSGAALAFVASLDAAQTSEAIDAAQKAFRSWRNMLPQARAAILRKWHDLMLEAREDLALLMTLEQGKPLAESRGEIDYAASFIEWYAEEGKRLNAESVTSHLAGAEMIVRREALGVVGIVTPWNFPSAMITRKAAAALAAGCTVVAHPSSETPLSALALAELGERAGLPAGVFNVVTGKAATIVGRMCEDARVRAMSFTGSTEIGRLIASQCAPTMKRLVMELGGHAPLIVFADANVEKAADIAIAAKFATSGQDCLAANRIYVERPVLKAFQEAFAARIAGLKVGSGMEPDTDIGPLMHERAVAKVEEQVADALKLGAGLAVGGKRHAAGPLFFQPTLLTDVPDDALIMREETFGPVAAVTAFDSEEEVVARANDTEYGLVAYVVTENGARQMRLARALEYGMVAVNRVKITGGPIPFGGWKQSGLGREGSRHGMEAFTELKYLCIDTAA from the coding sequence ATGACCGCCGTCTTTGCGCGCACAGCCTTTCACGACGCGTTGAAAAACCTGAACGACCGGCAATTGCTGCGGGAGCTGGCCTATGTCGGCGGCCGATGGGTTGCCGGGCGGGACGGTACATGCCTGGAGGTGAGCGACCCGACCAGCGGCGCTGCCCTCGCCTTCGTCGCCTCGCTCGACGCTGCCCAGACCTCCGAGGCGATCGACGCGGCGCAAAAGGCATTCAGGTCCTGGCGCAACATGCTGCCGCAGGCGCGCGCCGCCATCCTGCGCAAATGGCACGACCTGATGCTCGAAGCCCGCGAGGATCTCGCCCTGTTGATGACCCTTGAACAGGGCAAGCCGCTTGCCGAGTCGCGCGGCGAGATCGACTACGCGGCATCCTTCATCGAGTGGTATGCTGAGGAAGGCAAACGCCTCAATGCCGAAAGCGTGACGAGTCATCTTGCCGGGGCCGAAATGATCGTGCGCCGCGAAGCGCTCGGCGTCGTAGGCATCGTCACGCCCTGGAATTTCCCTTCGGCGATGATCACCCGGAAGGCGGCCGCCGCCCTTGCCGCAGGCTGCACCGTGGTGGCGCACCCATCCTCCGAAACCCCTCTTTCGGCTCTCGCGCTCGCCGAACTCGGCGAGCGCGCCGGCCTTCCCGCAGGCGTCTTCAATGTCGTCACCGGCAAAGCCGCAACGATCGTCGGACGAATGTGCGAGGACGCGCGGGTGCGCGCCATGAGCTTCACCGGCTCCACCGAGATCGGCCGGCTGATCGCCTCCCAATGTGCGCCGACGATGAAGCGGCTGGTGATGGAGCTCGGCGGGCATGCCCCCCTCATCGTCTTTGCGGATGCGAATGTCGAGAAAGCCGCCGATATTGCGATCGCCGCGAAGTTCGCGACGTCAGGACAGGACTGCCTTGCCGCCAATCGGATCTACGTCGAGCGGCCCGTACTCAAGGCATTCCAGGAAGCTTTTGCCGCACGAATTGCCGGCTTGAAAGTCGGTTCCGGGATGGAGCCGGATACGGATATCGGTCCGCTGATGCACGAACGCGCCGTCGCCAAGGTCGAGGAACAGGTTGCGGATGCTCTGAAGCTGGGCGCCGGGCTTGCCGTCGGCGGCAAGCGCCACGCCGCCGGGCCGCTCTTCTTCCAGCCCACCCTTCTAACGGATGTGCCCGACGACGCGCTGATCATGCGCGAGGAGACCTTCGGCCCCGTTGCGGCCGTAACCGCCTTCGACAGCGAAGAGGAAGTAGTCGCGCGGGCGAACGACACGGAATACGGGCTCGTCGCCTATGTCGTGACCGAAAACGGCGCCCGCCAGATGCGGCTCGCCCGCGCCCTCGAATACGGCATGGTGGCAGTCAATCGGGTGAAGATCACCGGCGGCCCGATCCCCTTCGGCGGGTGGAAACAATCGGGCCTCGGCCGGGAAGGCTCCCGCCATGGCATGGAGGCCTTCACCGAGCTCAAATATCTATGCATCGACACCGCTGCCTGA